The following coding sequences are from one Zalophus californianus isolate mZalCal1 chromosome 15, mZalCal1.pri.v2, whole genome shotgun sequence window:
- the LDB3 gene encoding LIM domain-binding protein 3 isoform X10 → MSYSVTLTGPGPWGFRLQGGKDFNMPLTISRITPGSKAAQSQLSQGDLVVAIDGVNTDTMTHLEAQNKIKSANYNLSLTLQKSKRPIPISTTAPPVQSPLPVIPHQKDPARDMNGSLAVLSPNPKARASLGTSGTLGTPELRQTFSSSFSQTSVFSHTGASEPGPPRGSPGAKTGLEGALDSLSPKVPQGSSQPRQYNNPIGLYSAETLREMAQMYQMSLRGKAPGAGLPGGSLPIKDLAVDSASPVYQAVIKNQNKPEDETDEWARRSSNLQSRSFRILAQMTGTEYMQDPDEEALRRSRERFETERNSPRFAKLRNWHHGLSAQILNVKS, encoded by the exons ATCACACCGGGGAGCAAGGCCGCCCAGTCCCAGCTCAGCCAGGGTGACCTCGTGGTGGCCATTGACGGAGTCAACACAGACACCATGACCCACCTGGAAGCCCAGAACAAGATCAAGTCTGCCAACTACAACCTGAGTCTCACGCTGCAGAA GTCGAAGcgccccatccccatctccacaACAGCGCCTCCGGTCCAGTCCCCCCTGCCGGTGATCCCCCACCAGAAG GACCCCGCTCGGGACATGAACGGCAGCCTGGCGGTGCTCAGCCCCAACCCCAAGGCGAGGGCCAGCCTGGGCACCTCGGGCACCCTGGGCACCCCGGAGCTCAGGCAGACCTTTAGCTCCTCCTTCTCCCAGACCTCCGTCTTCTCACACACAGGGGCCTCTGAGCCCGGCCCTCCACGGGGCAGCCCGGGGGCCAAGACAGGCCTGGAGGGAGCCCTGGACTCACTCAGCCCGAAAGTCCCGCAGGGCTCGAGCCAGCCGAGGCAATATAACAACCCCATTGGCCTGTACTCGGCAGAGACCCTGAGGGAGATGGCTCAGATGTATCAGATGAGCCTCCGAGGGAAGGCCCCAGGTGCCGGACTCCCAGGAGG GAGCCTTCCTATTAAAGACCTCGCGGTGGATAGCGCCTCCCCGGTGTACCAGGCCGTGATCAAGAACCAGAACAAGCCGGAAGACGAGACTGACGAGTGGGCCCGCCGCTCCTCCAACCTACAGTCTCGCTCCTTCCGCATCCTGGCCCAGATGACTGGGACAGAATACA TGCAAGACCCTGATGAAGAAGCTTTGCGAAGGTCAAG GGAAAGGTTTGAAACGGAACGTAACAGCCCACGTTTTGCCAAATTGCGCAACTGGCACCATGGCCTTTCGGCCCAAATCCTTAATGTTAAAAGCTAA